A single Phragmites australis chromosome 4, lpPhrAust1.1, whole genome shotgun sequence DNA region contains:
- the LOC133915890 gene encoding uncharacterized protein LOC133915890 has product MAAAPVATVASPSSASRRLLPSHPRPSTSAAPSLLRLPRLTRRLRRALLVSAAAAGDEADVLRGPDGEGEMVVAGRLEEQRNEPLGGSQLDIGGFAFQSDMGGGFAGGSSAGGAGSSGGGDGNKMLDRSINTAIVLGASTYALTRLLTVDHDYWHGWTIFEILRYMPEHNWSAYEEALKDNPVLAKMMISGVVYSLGDWIAQCYEGKPIFDFDRARMFRSGLVGFTLHGSLSHYYYHICEALFPFKDWWVVPAKVAFDQTIWSAIWNSIYFVVLGFLRLESPTTIFVELKSTFWPMLTAGWKLWPFAHLITYGVVPVEQRLLWVDCVELVWVTILSTYSNEKSEARNSDGTSLQAASKDNSR; this is encoded by the exons ATGGCGGCGGCGCCCGTGGCGACCGTGGCCTCCCCGTCCTCCGCCTCCAGGCGGCTCCTCCCCAGCCACCCCCGCccctccacctccgccgcgcCGTCTCTCCTCCGGCTGCCTAGATTGACCAGGCGTCTCCGACGCGCGCTTCTCGTctcggccgccgcggcgggggACGAGGCGGACGTTCTGCGGGGACCGGACGGCGAGGgggagatggtggtggcgggGAGGCTCGAGGAGCAGCGGAACGAGCCGCTGGGGGGCAGCCAGCTTGACATCGGCGGGTTCGCCTTCCAGAGCGATATGGGTGGGGGATTCGCCGGAGGAAGCAGCGCCGGCGGGGCAGGATCCtccggcggcggggacggcaacAAGATGCTGGACCGCAGCATCAACACGGCCATCGTGCTCGGGGCCAGCACCTACGCGCTCACCAGGCTCCTCACCGTCGACCACGACTACTGGCAT GGGTGGACTATCTTTGAGATCCTGCGGTACATGCCGGAGCACAACTGGTCGGCATACGAGGAGGCCCTCAAGGACAACCCAGTTCTAGCTAAGATGATGATCAGTGGCGTCGTCTACTCCCTCGGTGACTGGATCGCGCAG TGCTATGAAGGCAAGCCGATCTTTGATTTCGACCGTGCTCGGATGTTCCGGTCTGGCCTTGTTGGGTTCACACTTCACGGATCACTTTCGCATTACTACTACCATATCTGTGAG GCACTGTTCCCGTTCAAGGATTGGTGGGTTGTCCCTGCGAAGGTTGCATTCGATCAGACAATCTGGTCTGCGATTTGGAACAGCATCTACTTCGTAGTCTTGGGTTTCCTCCGGTTGGAATCACCTACCACTATTTTCGTTGAGCTCAAGTCCACGTTCTGGCCCATGCTTACC GCTGGATGGAAGTTGTGGCCTTTTGCACACTTAATTACATACGGTGTGGTTCCTGTGGAGCAAAGACTTTTATGGGTCGACTGTGTGGAGCTAGTCTGGGTCACGATACTGTCAAC GTACTCAAATGAAAAGTCAGAGGCAAGGAATTCTGATGGTACCTCCTTACAAGCTGCTTCTAAG GACAACTCCAGATAG
- the LOC133915889 gene encoding endoribonuclease Dicer homolog 2a, which produces MANFSSSAAAAAEEEDPPPPTPPPPPCDAQTLARWYQLEALERAVAGNTVAFLETGAGKTLIAVLLLRAYAHRISRPASRSFAVFLVPTVVLVGQQARVVEAHTDLRVAQFYGEMGVDFWSADTWLAALHDAEVLVMTPQILLDNLRHSFFRLQDIALLIFDECHRAKGNSPYACILKEFYHPQLNSRPSDPLPRIFGMTASLIYSKGLDRVNYSKQISELENLMNAKVYTVDSESALSQYIPFATTRIVQYDDSTISSELHCRITSCLNRLLTKHLGSLVGKLHGSSLGNAKQRISKLHQAFSYCIDNLGVWLAAKAAEVQSYKESCISFWGEKLDEQVEGFVRDYSEEVYRELSHFSKRGQIGEDLAADLHDGLLTSKVHFLINSLLEYRHVQDLRCIVFVERVITSIVLESLLSTIHQMSGWTVKYMAGNSSRLQSQSRKKHMEIVDSFRSGKVHLIIATQILEEGLDVPSCNLVIRFDPSATVCSFIQSRGRARMQNSDYILLVRRGDAEALSKTKKYLASGQIMREESLRLAHTSCQPLENTLCEEEYYCVESTGAVVTLNSSVPLIYFFCSKLPSDEYFKPLPRFNIDKALGICTLHLPKSSPVQTIRAEGEGSVLKQVVCLKACRELHANGALTDSLLPTLGVPCEDEPDIVVERYKHEQPDYFPEHLLDNWFSFSRLGLYHCYKISLERCFGTTTFPADVILAVKCDMGSDFISNSFKLWGVQGDVNVTMKYMGIIHLTKEQVTIARRFQTIILSLLINDEHSEVSDPIKYLHEVSIGVVYLLLPLVSGKVDWCSMKFSASPIYEVTDKDMRHCHSCKDVDLLQTKDGPLCRCMLQNSVVCTPHNSMFYAVTGFLDLNANSLLHRNDGSVVSYKIHFKTRHDLNLTYEDQPLLAASKLLKVRNFLHRCHYKKEKECSGKDVVELPPELCRVVMSPVSANTLCTFSFVPSIMYRIQCILLSVKLKNQLGPRMHQFDVPSLKILEALTTKKCQEDFSQESLETLGDSFLKYVITQHLFRKYNLHHEGMLTKMKKNLISNAALCQLACNNNLVGYIRSAAFNPETWIIPGLDYDTCGNSKIFCVSPNMYSLRNMSIKSKRIADSVEALIGAYLSAAGENAAFLFLLSLGMDIEFHSEMTVERKITTKSEDFINVRSLETMLGYNFSDPSLLMEALTHGSYQIAGTTACYQRLEFLGDAVLDHIFTDYFYHQYPECTPGLLTDLRSASVNNNCYAHAAVKAGLHKHILHSSSELHRRMAYYLENFKQSFSGPSHGWEAGIGLPKVLGDVIESIAGAIYIDSKYNKKVVWRSMKRLLEPLATPKTVEHDPVKELQELCDRMSYSRSYTETHENGVSSVVAKVQAEGTTYSATRTGPSKLVAKKLAAKAVLQDLKAAVR; this is translated from the exons ATGGCCAacttctcctcctccgccgccgccgccgccgaggaggaggatCCTCCTCCGCCgacgccgcccccgccgccctGCGACGCGCAGACGCTCGCGAGATG GTACCAGCTGGAGGCGCTGGAGCGCGCGGTGGCGGGTAACACGGTTGCGTTCCTGGAGACGGGCGCGGGGAAAACGCTCATCGCGGTGCTGCTGCTCCGCGCCTACGCGCACCGCATCAGCAGGCCGGCCTCCCGCTCCTTCGCCGTCTTCCTCGTCCCCACCGTCGTCCTCGTGGGGCAACAGGCGCGTGTCGTCGAGGCGCATACCGACCTCCGCGTCGCGCAGTTCTACGGCGAGATGGGAGTCGACTTCTGGAGCGCAGATACCTGGCTCGCCGCCCTGCACGACGCCGAGGTGCTCGTCATGACGCCGCAGATCCTCCTCGACAACCTCAGGCACAGCTTCTTCCGGCTTCAGGACATCGCGCTGCTCATCTTCGACGAGTGCCACCGCGCGAAGGGAAACTCCCCCTACGCCTGCATTCTTAAG GAGTTTTACCACCCCCAATTGAATTCTAGACCATCGGATCCTCTGCCAAGGATATTTGGAATGACTGCCTCGCTCATTTATTCGAAAG GTTTGGACCGTGTCAACTATTCCAAACAAATCTCTGAGCTCGAGAATCTCATGAATGCGAAG GTGTATACTGTTGACAGCGAATCAGCACTATCTCAGTACATACCATTTGCCACCACAAGGATAGTCCAGTATGATGATTCCACCATTTCATCTGAGCTACATTGTCGTATTACCAGCTGTTTGAATAGACTGTTAACCAAG CATTTAGGAAGCCTTGTGGGAAAATTACATGGTTCGTCTTTGGGAAATgcaaagcaaaggatatcaAAATTACATCAGGCGTTCTCATATTGCATAGATAATCTAGGAGTATGGCTGGCAGCAAAG GCTGCTGAGGTACAGTCATACAAGGAAAGCTGCATATCCTTTTGGGGTGAAAAATTGGATGAACAAGTTGAGGGTTTTGTTAGAGACTACAGTGAAGAAGTATACAGGGAGCTCTCACATTTTTCAAAGAGGG GTCAGATTGGTGAGGACCTCGCAGCTGATTTGCATGATGGCCTATTGACATCCAAAGTTCATTTTCTTATCAATTCTCTTCTGGAGTACAG GCATGTACAAGACTTGAGATGCATTGTATTTGTTGAGAGAGTTATTACAAGCATTGTATTGGAGTCCCTTCTCTCCACTATACATCAAATGTCCGGGTGGACTGTTAAATACATGGCTGGAAATAGTTCTAGATTGCAATCTCAGAGTAGGAAAAAACATATGGAAATTGTTGATTCATTTCGGAGTGGAAAG GTGCATCTAATTATTGCCACACAAATTTTGGAGGAGGGTCTGGATGTGCCAAGTTGTAACTTGGTAATTCGCTTTGATCCATCAGCAACTGTATGCAGCTTTATACAGTCACGTGGTCGAGCTAGGATGCAAAACTCTGACTACATTTTACTTGTTAGAAG AGGAGATGCAGAAGCTCTTTCTAAGACAAAAAAGTATCTCGCAAGTGGGCAAATAATGCGTGAAGAATCTCTGAGATTGGCACATACTTCTTGTCAACCTCTTGAAAACACCTTATGCGAGGAAGAATATTACTGTGTTGAATCTACTGGAGCAGTTGTAACTCTTAACTCTAGTGTTCCATTGATTTACTTTTTCTGCTCAAAGCTCCCATCGGATGA GTATTTTAAACCTCTACCAAGATTCAATATTGACAAGGCATTAGGTATCTGCACCCTGCATCTTCCCAAGAGCAGTCCCGTGCAGACAATTCGTGCAGAAGGAGAAGGTTCTGTCCTCAAGCAGGTTGTTTGTCTCAAGGCTTGCCGGGAGTTACATGCTAATGGTGCTCTCACAGATTCTCTCTTGCCAACGTTAGGTGTTCCATGTGAAGATGAACCTGACATCG TTGTGGAGAGATACAAACATGAGCAGCCTGACTACTTTCCAGAACACTTATTGGACAATTGGTTCTCTTTTTCTCGTCTTGGCTTATATCATTGCTACAAGATCTCCCTGGAAAGGTGTTTTGGAACAACCACTTTTCCAGCTGATGTAATTTTAGCTGTCAAATGTGACATGGGATCTGACTTCATCTCTAACTCATTTAAATTGTGGGGTGTGCAAGGTGATGTGAATGTTACCATGAAATACATGGGCATCATTCATCTAACTAAAGAACAG GTAACTATTGCTAGAAGATTCCAGACAATTATTCTTTCTTTGCTTATTAATGATGAGCATTCAGAGGTCAGCGACCCTATTAAATACTTGCATGAAGTATCCATTGGAGTTGTCTATCTACTTCTTCCATTAGTTTCTGGGAAAGTTGATTGGTGCAGTATGAAATTCTCAGCCTCGCCAATCTATGAAGTTACTGACAAAGATATGAGGCACTGCCATTCTTGTAAAGATGTTGATTTACTGCAGACAAAAGATGGCCCTTTGTGCAGGTGCATGCTTCAAAACTCTGTTGTCTGTACCCCACATAATAGCATGTTTTATGCTGTTACTGGGTTTCTTGACTTGAATGCCAATTCACTTCTGCATCGAAATGATGGGAGTGTTGTTAGCTACAAAATCCATTTTAAGACTAG GCATGACCTCAATTTAACTTATGAAGATCAACCTCTCTTGGCTGCCAGTAAGCTTTTGAAAGTGCGGAACTTCCTCCATAGGTGCcactacaaaaaagaaaaag AATGTAGTGGTAAGGATGTTGTTGAATTGCCACCGGAACTTTGCAGAGTTGTCATGTCACCAGTCTCAGCAAATACTTTGTGCACCTTTTCATTTGTTCCTTCCATAATGTATCGCATCCAGTGTATTCTTCTTTCCGTGAAGTTGAAAAACCAATTGGGCCCAAGAATGCACCAGTTTGACGTACCATCATTGAAG ATTCTTGAAGCTCTAACAACAAAGAAATGCCAAGAGGATTTTTCACAGGAATCATTAGAAACACTTGGGGATTCTTTCCTTAAGTATGTTATAACTCAACATCTTTTTAGAAAATACAATCTTCACCATGAGGGCATGCTAACCAAGATGAAGAAAAATCTTATCTCAAACGCAGCTTTATGCCAGCTGGCCTGCAATAACAATCTTGTG GGATACATTCGAAGTGCAGCGTTCAACCCAGAAACATGGATCATTCCAGGGCTTGACTATGACACATGTGGCAACAGCAAAATCTTCTGTGTGAGCCCCAATATGTACAGTCTGAGGAATATGTCTATTAAAAGTAAGAGAATAGCAGATTCGGTTGAGGCCTTAATTGGAGCCTATCTTAGTGCTGCTGGTGAGAATGCAGCCTTTCTTTTCTTATTATCTTTAGGAATGGATATAGAATTTCACAGTGAAATGACAGTTGAAAGGAAAATTACAACAAAGTCCGAAGATTTCATTAATGTGAGAAGCTTGGAAACAATGCTTGGTTATAATTTCAGTGATCCTTCATTGTTGATGGAAGCACTGACGCATGGTTCGTATCAGATCGCTGGTACTACTGCATGCTATCAG CGGCTTGAGTTTCTAGGAGATGCTGTATTGGATCATATCTTCACTGATTATTTCTATCATCAGTACCCTGAATGCACTCCAGGATTGTTAACGGATCTGAGATCTGCTTCTGTGAACAACAATTGCTATGCTCATGCAGCGGTTAAAGCAGGATTGCATAAGCATATTCTTCATTCATCATCAGAACTGCACAGAAGGATGGCTTACTACCTTGAGAATTTCAAGCAGTCATTTTCAGGTCCATCACATGGTTGGGAAGCTGGCATTGGTCTACCCAAG GTCCTCGGTGATGTAATTGAATCTATCGCCGGTGCAATTTATATTGACAGCAAGTACAACAAAAAGGTTGTCTGGAGAAGCATGAAACGGCTGTTGGAACCTCTTGCAACCCCCAAGACTGTTGAGCATGATCCTGTCAAAGAGCTGCAGGAATTATGTGACCGCATGTCTTACAGTAGGTCTTACACAGAAACTCATGAGAATGGAGTATCGTCGGTGGTTGCAAAAGTACAGGCCGAAGGGACTACATACTCTGCAACCAGGACGGGCCCCAGTAAGCTTGTGGCGAAAAAGTTGGCAGCCAAAGCTGTGCTCCAAGATCTGAAGGCTGCAGTACGATGA